A single genomic interval of Dromiciops gliroides isolate mDroGli1 chromosome 1, mDroGli1.pri, whole genome shotgun sequence harbors:
- the LOC122745335 gene encoding vomeronasal type-1 receptor 4-like, translating into MLTSNVCIGIFLLLQTTTGILANCFLLSLYILNFRLDHKLRPLNLILTQLILTNITMLVSIGSPEILQAFEIRNFLDNVGCKVIFFLYRITQGLSICFTCLLCSFQAITISPSGSTLSKLKTRIPEQISTLSLFCWILNILIEIPVPMFVREPKSTTNNTYAYTIIYCSIIKIIDIYFIMTTLRNVLCVGLMFWTSGYMVFLLHRHHHQVQNIHSTNFSSRASPEVRATQTILLLMGIFVCFYLLHSITLMFLTYLGHNRYWLTISAILSLCFPTFSPFVLLPRTPKHSCILWGRKVTDSQIVLKFEYKVGRVISPVCIHGSQPMKVLVTRKNLNSF; encoded by the coding sequence ATGCTTACTAGCAATGTCTGCATTGGTATCTTTTTGCTCTTACAAACTACAACTGGGATCCTGGCAAACtgcttcctactttctctttatattttgaatttcCGACTTGACCATAAACTAAGGCCACTAAACTTGATTCTGACCCAGCTAATCTTGACCAACATCACTATGTTGGTGAGCATAGGCAGCCCAGAAATACTGCAAGCTTTTGAGATAAGAAATTTCCTGGATAATGTTGGATGCAAAGTGATATTTTTCCTTTACAGAATTACCCAGGGGCTTTCAATTTGTTTCACTTGCCTTCTGTGTAGCTTTCAGGCCATCACCATTAGTCCCAGTGGCTCTACGCTATCAAAACTCAAAACCAGAATTCCAGAACAAATTtctaccctctctctcttctgttgGATCCTTAATATCTTGATAGAAATTCCTGTGCCAATGTTTGTGAGAGAACCGAAGAGCACCACCaataatacatatgcatatactatAATATATTGCTCAATTATAAAGATTATAGATATTTATTTCATCATGACTACTCTGAGAAATGTGCTATGTGTGGGACTCATGTTTTGGACCAGTGGCTACATGGTGTTTCTCCTGCACAGacaccaccatcaagtccagaACATCCACAGTACCAACTTCTCATCCAGAGCTTCCCCTGAGGTCAGAGCTACCCAAACCATCTTACTGCTGATGGGCATTTTTGTCTGCTTTTACTTACTTCATTCCATCACTTTGATGTTTCTCACTTATTTAGGTCATAACCGATACTGGTTGACCATCTCTGCCATTCTGTCTCTTTGCTTCCCAACCTTTAGTCCCTTTGTGTTGCTGCCCCGAACCCCCAAACACAGCTGCATTCTCTGGGGAAGAAAAGTAACTGATTCTCAAATTGTCCTAAAGTTTGAATATAAGGTTGGTAGAGTGATTTCTCCTGTCTGCATTCATGGTTCCCAGCCTATGAAGGTCCTTGTAACAAGGAAGAACTTGAACAGCTTCTAG